ACCGCGGGCGCGCCCGATGAGCCGCTCAAGGTGCTGTGCGATTCGCAGTATGTGATCAACTCCGTGACCAAGTGGATGGCCGGCTGGAAGCGTCGCGGCTGGGTGAAGGCCGACAAGAAGCCGGTGCAGAACGTCGAGTTGCTGAAGGCCATCGACCAGGCGATCACCGGGCGCACCGTCAGCTTCGAATGGGTGAAGGGCCACGCCGGGCATCCCCTCAACGAGGCGGCCGACACGCTCGCCCACGGCGCGGCCACGGCGTACCAGCAGGGCAAGCTGCCCGATCCCGGGCCGGGATTCCGCGGCTCGGGGCCGGTCGGGGTGCCGGGAGAGCCGGCACGCGGCAACGCGTCGGGACCAGCACGCGGCGACGCGTCCGAGGCGGCACGTGGCCGGGTCGCGCCGGAACCGGCGTCCACCCGGGAGCACCGCTCCGTGCTGGGTGCCCCCTCGCCGACGGTTGACCCCGACGCCGAGCCCGACCTGTTCAGCATCGCCGACGATCCGGCCGATGACTTTGCCGAGGTGGTGCGGGCCGAGCAATCCCTGCTCACTGACGAGGTGCGCTCCGATCCGGCCAGGTTGCGCGTGCTGTTGCACCCTGATTTCGTGGAGTACGCGGCCTCGGGGCGCATCTGGACCCGCGCCCGCCTCATGGCCCAGATCGGGCCGTTGCCGCGCAGGGTGACCTTCGAGGTGATGGGCCAGACCCGCCTGTCGGCGGACACGGTGTTGCTGCGGTGGAAGGCGATCGACTCCGCCTCCACCAGCCTGCGCAGTTCCATCTGGGTGCGCGACGACGCCCTGGGGCGTCCGCGATGGCGGCTGTTGTTCGCCCAGGGGACGGTGCAGGCCCCCGGCGCACCGAGAACATAGCGGCACCCCGAACACAGATTGCGCTGGTATCGAAGCCTGCCCACCATTCGGGCGCGGGTGAGGCACACTGAGTGCCATGGGGCACACAGTTATCCAGGTGCCGGTACCGGCACTCGAAACGGTCGTGCGACCTCATGTCCTGGCATCGCGGCCAGGCGTGAAGCTGCCCGACGACGACGTGGTTTGCGCGCACATCACCCTGTTGGGGCCGTTCGTTGACAAGACGGACGTCACGGCAGGGCTGGTGACAACGATCCGTCAGGTGTTCAACGACGTCCACCGTTTCGAATTCGAACTCACCGATTTCAGGGGCTTCGCCGACGGGTTGGTCTATTTGGCGCCCGAGCCGGCCGAGCCGTTCAAGCAACTCACCGAAAGGCTCGTCGAGGCATTTCCTGCGTGGCAGCCATATGGCGGTCAATTCGACGAGGTGATCCCGCACCTGTCGTTGGGCACCAGCCTTCCCGCCTACGAGATCATGGCCTTGTTGCGCAAGCTTCCCGTGGAGGAGGTGGCCGACAGGGTGACCCTCACCTGGTGGGGTGACGACGAGATCACCAACCTGGAGGAGTTCCCGCTGCTTGCGGACTGAGCTGCGGGATCTCCCGGCGGGAGGTTCCCCGGGGCTGTTCCCGGGGAACCGACCCGGGGAATCATCCTGAGGGGCTCAGCCGACGATGGCGCGGGCCTTGTCGGGATCAATGTCCTCGATACGGGCCACCGACCAGTGGGGCTGGCGGTCCTTGTCCACCAGCTGGGCCCGCACGCCCTCCACGAAGTCGCATTGCGGATCGGGGAGCAGCGCCCGGGCAATGGCGAGGTCCTGGTCGAGCACATCACCGACGCTGTGGAGCGTGGCTGCGCGACGGATCGCGGCCAGCGACACGGCGACCGACAGGGGGGAACGCGTGCGGATCAGCTCGCCGGCCTGCACGGCACGCTCATCGCTACTGGCCTCCAGGCGGGTGATGATCTCGCGGGCGTCGTCGCCCACGAAGTAGTCGTCCACCCATGCCAGGTCCAGGTCAGGCTTGGCGGACATCAGGTCAACCTGGTCGACCAGGCCCGCTGCCAGCGCCGTGTTCGCATCGATCGTGAGCCCGGTCAGGGCCAGCCACGTGCCGATCTCGCCCGGCAGTCGCGAGAACTCGAACAGCATTCCGACGTCGGGCCACAGCCCAATGCCCACCTCGGGCATCGCCATCGCCAGGTCGGCGGTGGCCACGCGGGTGGCCCCGTGCATGCCCAATCCCAGTCCGCCCCCCATCGCCACGCCGTGCAGGTGGGTGGTGACGGGCTTGCCGAACTGGGCCACGACGGCGTCCATCGCGTACTCGTCGGCCAGGAACTCCAGTGCGGACTGCACGCCGTTCTCGATCATCGTGGAGCGCATCCAGCGCACATCGGCGCCCGCGCAATAGGCACGGCCCTCGCCGCTGATGTCCAGGGCCTGCACGGACGCATCGTCGCGCCAGGCGCTCAGCTGTTCGGTGATCACGGCGATCATCTGGGGCGACAGGGCATTGAGCGCCGTGGGGCGCATCAGCCGCAGGTAGCCGGTGCCCTCACGCACCTCGAACTGCACATCACCATCGGCCATTGGCGTCTCCTCATCTCGTGGCGCCCCGAGCAGCCGTTGCATGCCCGTGGGCAGATCCGTCTCATCGGCGAGGCTATCGCGCCGGCAGGCGTGCGACCTGCTGCCGGCCCCGCTGGGTCCACGAGCGGCTGCCGGCCCCGCCGGGCCGCGGGCGTGCGTCGACACCAATGCCGTTCCCACTATTCTGGGGGCCATGTGCGCTCATATTCTTGCCACGGCCGCGTGGCCCTATGCCAACGGCCCCCGCCATATCGGTCACGTCTCGGGTTTCGGGGTGCCCTCCGATGTTTTCGCACGGTATATGCGCATGTCCGGTAATGACGTCCTGCTCGTGTCGGGTTCCGATGAGCACGGCACGGCCATCCAGGTGAAGGCCGATGCCGAGGGGCTCACCGCCCAGGAGACCGCCGACAAGTACCACCGCATCATCGTGGAGGACCTGCAGGGGCTGGGCCTGTCGTACGACCTGTACACACGGACCACGACGCTCAACCACGAGGCCGTCACCCAGGAGGTGTTCCGCACCCTCTACGACAATGGCTACATCATCGAGAAGACCCAGCTCGGGGCCATCTCGCCGAGCACGGGTCGCACGCTGGCCGACCGCTATATCGAGGGCACCTGCCCCATCTGCGGCTATGAGTTCGCCCGCGGCGACCAGTGCGACAACTGCGGGAACCAGCTTGATCCGATCGACCTGATCAATCCGCACTCCCGTATTGACGGTGAAGTTCCCGATTTCGTGGAGACCACGCATTTCTTCCTCGACCTTCCCGCACTCGCCGAGGAACTGATGACCTGGCTGAACTCACGCAAGGACTGGCGTCCCAATGTGTTGAACTTCAGCTACAACTTCGCCAAGGAGCTCAAGCCGCGGGCCATCACCCGTGACCTCGACTGGGGCATCCCGATCCCGGTTGAGGGCTGGGAGAACGACGACATGAAGCGCATCTACGTGTGGTTCGACGCCGTGATCGGTTACCTGTCGGGTTCCATCGAATGGGCGCGGCGCACCGGCGACCCCGATGCCTGGAAGGCCTGGTGGCAGGACCCCGAGGCCCGCAGCTACTACTTCATGGGCAAGGACAACATCGTCTTCCACTCGGTGATCTGGCCCTCCATGCTGTTGGGGCTCAACGGTGAGGGTTCGCGGGGCGGCACGCCCAGCAAGTGGCTCGGCAAGCTCGACCTGCCCACCGAGGTGGTCAGCTCGGAGTTCCTCACGATGAAGGGCTCCAAGGTGGACACCAGCCACGGTGTGGTGATCTATGTGGGCGACTTCCTGCGCGAATTCGGACCCGACACGCTGCGCTATTACATTGCGGTGGCCGGCCCGGAGAACAAGGACACCGATTTCACCTGGGATGAATTCGTGCGGCGCAACAACAATGAGCTCGCCAATGAGTGGGGCAATCTCGTGAACCGCTCCTTGTCGATGGCCTTCAAGAACAATGGCGAGATTCCGCCGGCCCATGAGCTGCTCAATGTCGACGCCGAGCTGCTGGCCAGCTCGAAGGCGGCATTCATCACGGTGGGCAAGCTCATCGAGGAGTGCAAGTTCAAGGCGGCGATCACCGAGGCGATGCGCGTGGTGGCCACCGCCAATCAGTACATCAGCCAGCAGGAGCCGTGGAAGCTCGGCGATGACACCGATCGGCGCGACACCGTGCTCAACACCGCCCTGCAGGTGGTGTCCGATGCGAACACGCTGCTCACCCCGTTCATGCCGCATTCGGCACAGAAGATCTTCGAGATGTTGGGCGGCACCGGCGTGTGGGCGGCCCAGCCCGAGATCCGTGAGGTGTCGGAGGGCGAGGGCGACCAGGAGCACAGCTACCCCGTGCTGATGGGTGACTATGACTCGGCCCAGGCGGTCTGGCAGTCGTTGCCCATCAAGGTCGGCACCCCGCTGACCAAGCCGGTGCCGTTGTTCCGCAAGCTGGACGAGGCACTGGCCGAGAACGGTCCGGAGTGGGCCAAGCTCTGAGTCGGGGGCATCGCGTCACCTGCCCGGGCTGCTCGCCGCCGGCTTCGGCTGAGGGCGAGCAGGCTTGGTTTCGGGGCGTGCCGACTTAGGCTGGGCCAGTCAGGGTCCGAGTCACTGGGGCATCGAGCCACAGGGACATTGGGCCACAGGGGCATCGAGCCACACGGGCATGGGCCGCAGGAACAGCCCGGGCACGATGGCCCGGCCAACCAGCAGGGGAGTGATGCATGAGCAGCGAGGCGATCAGTCGGTTTGCCCGCAGCCATGTGCGTCGCGCCACCAGTGGCTGGCAGCCGTCAACCAACCTGCGTGGCGACGTCGACCAGGCGCGTGAGCTGATCTCGGGGGCGGCCGGGGTGGTGGTGCTCACCGGTGCCGGCATGAGCACCGGCTCGGGAGTGCCCGACTACCGCGGTCCCGATTCGATCCGCGCCACGCCGATCCTGTACCACGAGTTCCGTCACGATCCGGTGGCCCGGCAGCGCTATTGGGCCAGGAATTATCAGGGCTGGGCCGTCATGTCGAGGGCACAACCCAATGAGGGGCACCGCGCGCTGTCCCGCTGGGAGCACACTGGCTCGCCCAGCCCGCTGGTCGGGGTGATCTCACAGAACGTCGACGGGCTGCACGAGGCCTCCGGTACGCGTCAACTGCTCACCCTGCACGGACGCGGCGCCGATGTGATCTGCCTTGATTGTGCCCGGATGTTCCCGCGTGCCGACATGCAGCAGTGGATGGCTGCGCTCAATCCCGGGGTGCCGATGAACGATCACCTGGGGCCGGCCGAGCTGCGTCCCGACGCCGACGCCGAGGTGGAGAACTGGCAGGGCTTCCGGGTGCCGCCCTGCCCGGCCTGCGGCGGGATGTTGAAGCCCGATGTGATCTTCTTCGGCGAGCCGGTGCCGCGCGGACGCGTCGCCGCCGCCTTCGCCTGGTGTGACGCCGCCGATGTGCTGCTGGTGGCCGGGTCGAGCCTCACCGTGATGTCGGGCCTGCGGTTTGCCCGGCACATGAACAAGGCCGGCAAGCCGGTGATCATCATCAACCATGGCGCCACCCGCGCCGATGAGTTCGCCACCGTGCGCCTCGACGAGGACACCACCCGCGTGCTGCCCGAGCTGGTCGGATTCGGCGGCACCGACCGGCGCTAGGCGGACGCGGGGCCGGGCTCAGTCGGTGAAGGCCGACACGTGGAGCTGCCCGTTCACATAACGGGCCATGTACACCTGACGCAGCGTGGTGCCGGCCCTGCCCAACTGGTCATCGAGCCATTCCTGGTTCTTGCCGGTCAGCTCGAGGGCATATTCGTCGATCTGCCCGTCGAGGATGATCGGGAACTGCGTCAGGTCGTCGCCCTCCATGGTGACCGTCAGCTGGCCGTTCTGCTCAAGCACGGCACGACGCACCTTCGCCATGTCGGTGGCGCCGCTGTTGCGCAGCTTGAGCGCCAGGTCGTGGGCCGAGACGCCCAGTCGTGCCAGTTGCGCCACGTCCAGGCGTCCATCACGCAGCACCTCGGTGGGTTCCCCGTCGATCACGTGCTTGACCAGGCGCACATGGTTTGACCCGAACTTCGCGCCCAGCACGATGAGCGTCCACAACAACAACACGATGAGGAACTGGATGGGCGTGATGGCGGAGTTGTAGATCATGCCGCCGACGATTCCGCCCAGCACATAGTTCTGCAGCTGGTCGATCGCGGAGTTGGGGGCCAGCATGCCCTTGCCCGAGAGGTTGATCTGCAACACGAGGCAGATGAAGCCCAGGGCGAGCTTGAGCGCCAGCGCCCAGAAGTCGTAGGGGACCATGGTCATTTCACGTACTCGATCTGTGAGTTCATCAGCTGGGTGCGGGTGAGCTGGTAGCTGCCGATGTTCTTGTCGTTGTTGAAGGTGACCTCGTAGAAGCTCTTGTCACCCACCTTGATGATCAGTCCGGTGGACAGATTGGTCTGGCTCACCGCGATGTCGCCGGTGGTGGAGTACTGCGCCTGCGCCACGTTGTCGATGAAGCTCATCATCTTGCCGGAGTTGTCCAGCGAGGCCTGCGACTCGAAGAAGTCCGTGGCCTGCATGGCCATGGCCAGCGCGGCGACCAACGAGACGATGATGAGCATCTCGCGCACCCTCATATCGCTACGGCGATGTCGGTAGAGGACGAGCAGCACCACCAGCGCCGCCAGGATCGCCCCGATCACCACCAGGCGCCAGTACAGGCCGGCATTGGTGGAGTTGGCCTGGAAATACGAGTAGGTCCACATCTTCATGCGCGGGGTTTCCTTTCATCCGGTCCGGACGACGGCACCGGCGGGGTGGGTTCGGCTGGCTGGCGCATCGCGGCGGCAGCTCACAGTACAGGTGGCCCTGCGCGGTGCCGGGTCGGGTGTGCCGGGGGGTGTGAGTGGCGCCATGTCGCGGCGCAGGCTCCTGCCCGCACCGTCAATGGCTGCTCTGGGACGCCAGCTTGGTGCGGTAGACGTCGATCTTGTCATCGAGGAACGCCAGTTGCTCGTCGAGGCGACGACGCCGGGCCTCGAGTTCACCGCGATGGCTCTGCAGCATGGCAAGGCGCACCGGCACGGTGGAATCGCCCTCATGGCGCAACTGGGAGTATTCCTGCACCTGGGCCAGGGGCATCCCGGTGTCGAGCAGCCGCTGGACGGCCCGGATCCACGCGATGTCGTGGTCGGTGTAGTCACGGTCGCCGACGTCGGAGCGGGAGGGCTCCAGGATGCCGCGTCGTTCGTAGTAGCGCAGCGTCGACGCGGGGATTCCGGTGATCTGGCTGACCTCACTGATGCGCATGGGGCGATCATCCACCGAATCGCGCTTGCCTTGAACCCTGGTTCAAACCCTAGCGTCGCAGTCGCCGGAGCCATCCGGCAGATAACCAGTCCTTCCAAGGAGACGCACGTCCATGACTGACAATCACACGACCAACGAACGCTATGACCGCGGGCTTGAGGCACTCAACCGCATCAATGGGAACAACGGGAACCAGGTGCTCGATTCGCTGGCCGATGTCGCGCCCGATCTGGGGCGTTGGATCATCGAGCAGGCCGGCGACGTCTACCCCCGTCCGGAGTTGGACATGCGCCAACGCGAGTTGGTGACGCTGGCAAGCCTGACGACCCAGGGCGACACGCACGACCAGCTCGTGGTGCACATCAACGGGGCCCTCAACGTGGGGCTGTCCCGCGCAGAAGTCACCGAGGCATTCCTGCACTGCGTGCCCTATGTCGGCTTTCCCAAGGTGCTCAATGCGGTGAGCGTGCTGCGCGAGGTGCTGGCGACGCGCGGGGCCGGGGCGCCGAGCGCGTCATGAGCACGAGCCGATTCGTCGCCGAGCTGGCCGATCTGATCTCTGCCAGCCATCGGATCGTGGCCTTCTCCGGAGCAGGAGCCTCCACCGGCTCTGGGATCCCCGACCTGGCCGGCATTGACCAGGTCCTGCGGGCCGATTGGGGGTTCAGCGGCTCGGTGTTCACTTGACCATAGATTTTGTGTATCGTGCCAACATCACAACACAAAGTCTCCGTCAAGGGATATGGGGTAATCATGCATCTTCGCAAGAATGGTATTGCTAACCGATCTCGGATACCTGTTAATAGTGTTGTGTGGATACCACTATCCTTGCTCTTGTCGTGGCTGATTGTTTTTCGAGCTGATTGGGGAGACCAGCCGGTTCTAGGGTGGATAGTCATGGCGATCATATGTGTGGTCGTTGCCAGTCTATCCTGGCTCATCCCAATCGGGGGTGTAGGAGTTGGGGTCTGAAGCCGCCGGTCTCGAGCAGGCTTCGGGCGATGTAGTTGGTCAGGTTGCGGAACCCGAGTGCGGAGCCGCGCAGGTGTTCGAGCCGTCCGTTGAGCGCCTCGGTCGGCCCGTTGCTGGTGCCGGGTCGTTCGAAGTAGGCGAGCACGTCAGCGGCTCGCTTCTTCAGGGTCCGGCCCAGGGTGGTGAGCTCGGTGAGCACCTTGGGGACGCCGGCGCTGAGGTCGGTGATCAGCTTCTCCATGAGCTCGCGGCCACGTTGCCGGTCCTCGTGGCGATAGGCGGCGATCATGCGCTGGTAGACACCCCAGGTCGCCTCGACCTCGACGTGAGCGTCATCAACGAACAGCGCGCGTAGCCTGTCGCTCTGCTTGTCGGTGAGCAGGTCCGCGCCGGTGTGCAGCGTGCGCCGCGACTTGTAGAGCGGGTCGTCCCTGAACCCACGGTGCCCGTGGATCGCGAGTTGGACCCGGCGCCGGCACCTGTCGAGGGCGTCACCGGCCAGGCGCACGACGTGGAAGGGATCCATCACCGTGACCGCGTCCGGGATCTCCTCTGCAGCGGCGGTCTTGAACCCGGTGAAGCCGTCCATCGCGACCACCTCGACCGCGTCACGGAAGGCGTCGTCGCGGTCGGCGAGCCAGGTCTTGAACGCCGCCTTCGACCGGCCCTCGACCATGTCCAGCAGCCTTGCTGGGCCGGCGCCATCGCGGACCGGGGTGAGGTCGATGATCACGGTGACGTACTTGTCGCCACGCCTGGTGTGGCGCCAGACGTGCTCATCGACGCCAATGACCTTCACGCCCTCAAACCGCGTGGGGTCGTTGATCAGCAGCCGCTTGCCTTCAGCCAGGACCGCGTTGTTGGCGGTGTCCCACGCGACCCCGAGTCCCTCGGCGACACGGGCGACGGTGAGGTGTGCGACCACGATCCCTTCCAGCGCCCACCGCAGCCCGGTGCGCGAGAGCTTCGCGCGTGGCTCCGCCGCGGCGCTGGTGTCTTGGCGCCACACGTGTCCGCAGTCGGCACAGCGGTAGCGGCGCACTACAACTTCCAGCACGGTCGGTCGCCAGCCCAGCGGCTCGTGGGCCAACCGCCGGATCACGGTGTCACGAGCAGCGCCTTCGCTGCCGCACCGTCGGCACCACTGATCTGGTTCCACCACGCGGCACGCGAGGACCGCACGATCCGGTTCAAGTCGTTGTCCGGTCACGCTCAGACCGAGGCCGTCGAGTCGAGCGAAGGCGGTCAGGTCAGGGCGGCCGAAGCCGGCCGGCGGGGTAGCGTCGGACACGTCGAGGTCTTTCGGATGGATGGCGTAGGAACCTCCATCGTCGGGAGACCTCGACGTCTATCTGCGGACCGACGCGCCCGGCCGACCTACACCCTCATCTGAGAAGACCCTCTATCCTTTGCGTGTCTTTGTCACTCGGGTCTGATTCGGCTGAGCGGAAAGAAGCATTTTAACGGACCTGTTGCACTATTCTTTGGGGTTTCATCGTTGGTAGCCATCATATTGGGAGGGGTGGCCGCCAGTTCAATTAATAGCATCGGGTCTGACAGAACGCCAATGCGGCTGATAAGTATTCAGGGAGTCCCAACGGTCGTCAAATTTGATAAAAACATGGTACTTTTCCGGTGATAGTTCGTCCGAGGGGTTAGCGTGCTTAGAAGGACGAGCATTCGCGTTGAGAATTCAGGGGGAAAGTATATTGCATTTGACAACGGAAGAAGGATTGGGGAAATCAATCTCGGAGAGACGAAGTATCTTCCCGAGACTGACACGGAGGAGAATCTCAGCCTATTTGTCGGGGCGGCGCTGATTCTCACGCCGGTACCTCTCGGGCTCCTTGCGTGTTGTGCCCTTCGCCGACCCGAGGGGATCCGACGCCTAGCGTGGACGAACATTTACGCGAGAGCGGCAGTCTCGATGGCAGCTTGGATTCTTCTGTTCTCCATAACGGGCGCCGGCGGGATCAATGACATCGATGCAATCGGGTGGGCGATGGGGCTGATCGCAGCGTTCTCTCTTCTGGGGTCATGGGTGGGCGTGGTCATTGTATGGCGAGAATCGTTGCTCGTTCTTGGAAGGCAGCCGCTGCGGAAAATATGGGGAGTCGTTGCGCAGCAATGTCTTTCGGTCTATATGCGTCAGGACTACGAATAATGCAGAGACCCGAGGCGGGGTGTGGCACCTTGGGCTAGATGTACTTCCCCGTGACGTTGTGAACGCGGGCTGAGGGAGTCTGGCCGCCGATCCCGGTGTGGGGTCTGTGGTGATTGTAGTGATGGAGCCAGGTCTCGTAGGCTGCGGCGCGCTCGGCTTCGCTGGCGTAGGGCTTCGCGTAGGCCCACTCGACGGCGAGGGTTCGGTTGAACCGCTCGACCTTGCCGTTGGTCTGCGGCCGGTATGGCCGGGTCCACTTGTGCTTCACCTCGTCGCCGAGCGCGTCAGCGAAGGCGCCTGACCGGTAGCAGGAACCGTTGTCGGTCATCACCGCGGTGACTGTGACGCCCAGGCCTGCGAAGAACGCGTTCGCGCGGGTCCAGAACCCCGCTGCGGTCTCTTTGCGCTCGTCGTCAAGGATCTCTGAGTACGCGATCCGGGAGTGGTCGTCCACGGCGTGGTGCAGATACCGGTAGCCGCGAGAGCCGGCTGCCCCGGCACGGGCTGCCTTGTCGCGGGCCACTCCCGCGTGACGGTCCTGCATGGATCCGCGACCGTGGGCACGCCACCCGCCGCCGTCGGGGATCCGGCCTTGTTTCTTGATATCTACGTGCACGAGCTGGCCCGGCGCGGCGACCTCGTACCGTGTCGGCTTCGGGCGGCGAACCGGCAGCCCGGTGGCCTGGTCGATGTTGATCAGCTTCGGCATCTTGTATCGGGCGAGCACCCGACCGACCGTGGAACGGTGCAACCGCAGGTGATACGCGATCCGGTGCGGACCCCACCGGCGAGTGAACCGCAACGCGACGATCCGATGCTCCGTCTTACGCGAAAGCCGGTTCGGTGACGAGGTGGGCCTCGAACTACGGTCGATCAACGGCAGCCCTGCCCGGTACCTGTCGGCCCACCGCTTCACCGTCGCGGGCGAGCACTGGAACCGTTCCGCCGCCCGCCGCAACGACCAGCCCTGTTCCACGACGAGAACAGCAAGACGACGACGCCCTTCCGGTGTCAAGGGTGCGTTAGCGTGAGTCACGAAGACCTCCGTGGTCAGGAGAGTGAGTGTGGTAACCCACATCCTGCCCGGAGGTCTTCGCTACCTCACCCGTTCACAACCTCCCGGGGAAGTACATCTAGAGAGGCGCAATGCGTGGGTATCTCCATGAGGTGCCGACACGGTGATGTCGACAAATCCTCCTAATAGTCTTGAGCTGCCCCTACGCCGCTCAGCGCGGCGATGTCACCGGCCGACGCATCGCCATCGGATAGCCGTCGGGAGTGATGTTCAACCAACGCGATGGGCGGAACCCGAAGCGTTCATACAGGCGCTGCGCGCCGGGGGTGGTGGCCTCCAGGCAACAGGCCAGCGGCGGGCCGGCGTCGATCGGTCCGAGCCGGTGGGCCAGCAGTTCCGCGCCGATGCCGGCGCCCCGTGCGTCGGGGTGCACGGCGATGTCCTCCAGGTACCAGTTCGGCTGGGCCGGGTGGGCCTTCTCGAGCCTGGCCAGCAGCCTGCGGGCGACGAGCACCTGGCGGGGCCCCAACAACACGGCGCAGCCCACGGCCTGCACCACGGCGCGGGCGAGCGAGAACTTCGGATTGGGTGCCTGCCATGAGGCGGCGCCCACGATGGCGCCATCGGGCTCGCAGCGCGCGACGTCGATGACACCGGTGCGGAAGGTCCCGGTGCGCAGGGTGAGCTCATAGAGCCTTGTCAGCCGGGCACGGCGTCCTGCTCCGGGAGGCACGATCCGTTCGATGAAGGGATCCGATGCGAACCCCAGCATCAGCAGGTGGGCGCACTCGGCAAGCTCTTCGCGGGTGGCGGGGCTGATGATGACGGGCATCGAATTCCTTCGGCAGGGAGCGCCAGGACCATATGGGTGCGTTCCCTTGGTGGCTGATGTTTGACCCTTGAAGCGTAGACGCGCACGTGCGTGGCTGTCCTGCCGATGGGCGGTGGCCGCATCTCACGGTGAGGCGTCACGATGGTCATGTGGGCATGCGGTGAATCACCCGGATCCGACAGGAGTTGGTACTTGCCTTCCTCTCCGCGACCGGCTGGG
The window above is part of the Propionibacterium freudenreichii subsp. freudenreichii genome. Proteins encoded here:
- a CDS encoding IS481-like element ISPfr17 family transposase, whose protein sequence is MTHANAPLTPEGRRRLAVLVVEQGWSLRRAAERFQCSPATVKRWADRYRAGLPLIDRSSRPTSSPNRLSRKTEHRIVALRFTRRWGPHRIAYHLRLHRSTVGRVLARYKMPKLINIDQATGLPVRRPKPTRYEVAAPGQLVHVDIKKQGRIPDGGGWRAHGRGSMQDRHAGVARDKAARAGAAGSRGYRYLHHAVDDHSRIAYSEILDDERKETAAGFWTRANAFFAGLGVTVTAVMTDNGSCYRSGAFADALGDEVKHKWTRPYRPQTNGKVERFNRTLAVEWAYAKPYASEAERAAAYETWLHHYNHHRPHTGIGGQTPSARVHNVTGKYI
- a CDS encoding GNAT family N-acetyltransferase; protein product: MPVIISPATREELAECAHLLMLGFASDPFIERIVPPGAGRRARLTRLYELTLRTGTFRTGVIDVARCEPDGAIVGAASWQAPNPKFSLARAVVQAVGCAVLLGPRQVLVARRLLARLEKAHPAQPNWYLEDIAVHPDARGAGIGAELLAHRLGPIDAGPPLACCLEATTPGAQRLYERFGFRPSRWLNITPDGYPMAMRRPVTSPR